ACCGGGCCGCCCTGCCCCCCCTGATCGACGGGCACGACCTGATGGACATCTTCGACCTGCCCCCCTCCCCTTTGCTGGGACGCATTTTAAAACAGGTGCATGAACGACGCCTGTCCGGAGAACTGGCCACTCGGGATGAGGCGTTAATTTGGGTGCGCGCTTATTTGGATCGGAGGACGGTGGGCGGATGATGGACGATGGATGAGGGATAAAAATTTTCGTATAACGCGGATATCGGCCGAATTGGCCGGTTTATGGGCGAACATGTGTTTGCTTGACAAGCTTCCACACATTCTGTACTAACGCTCGTTAGCTGGAAACGATCCCTTCGGTGCCAGCCCGCCTGTATTTAACCAATTAAAATAAGGATGCGGTTTTGTCGGCCGCATCGATCGAAAACGAACGGCACCCGGCGATTGTCCCAAAAAGGTCTGCTTTCAGATTCGTAAAGCGTACCCTTCGAAATCGCGGTGCGATTGGCATTTTCATTGATCCTGTGCAGATATTCACGGGACGAAGAAAGGAGAAGCGGAATGAACATCTTGTTTTTTGGCCCCAACGGCAGCGGCAAGGGAACCCAGGGTGCAATCCTGAAAGACAAATACAACACCCCGCACATCGAATCCGGGGCGATCTTTCGCGAAAATATCGGCAAAGGCACCGAACTGGGCGCCCAAGCCAAGGCTTACATCGACAAGGGCGATCTGGTACCCGACGAGATTACCATTCCCATGATCCTCGACCGTCTGAAACAAGACGACTGTAAAAACGGCTGGCTGCTGGACGGTTTCCCCCGCAACAAGAACCAGGCCATCAAACTGGACGAGGCCCTCAAGAAAGCCGGCATGGCCCTGGACATCGTCGTGGAAATTCTTCTGGACCGCGAAATCGCCAAGAACCGCATCATGGGCCGCCGCCTGTGCGTCAACGACAACAACCACCCCAACAACATCTACATCGACGCCATCAAACCCGACGGAGACAAATGCCGGGTGTGCGGCGGCGATCTGAAGACCCGCGACGACGACCAGGATGAGGCAGCCATCAACAAGCGCCACAACATCTACTACGACACCACTGAAGGCACCCTGGCATCGGCCTACTACTTCAAGGATCTGGCCGGAGCAGGCCTGAAATACATCACCCTGGACGGCGCCCCCAGCGTGAAAGAAGTTACCGCCGAACTGGTCTCCAAACTGGACTAATCCCTGCCCAACGGTGAAACCGCCAACGGCGGTTTCACCGTTGTTGTTTTCCGGTGAAAGTTGATGTCTCCGGCTCGTCATGCCGGTCTTGATAAGCCTGTCCCGGACCTGATCCGGGCATCCAGAAGGTATCCTTTTTTTGCACGAGCCGCTTAAATTTTTCTTGATCATCCTATCTTTATTTGCTATTTAGAACGTTTTAAAATTTTAAAAATAACCATCAAGGTTGAGATATAGCCAGGCAGCATGACCAGGCGATGGGAAAAAGGGGGGTTGAGCCAGTTTGAAAGCAATTGAAGTCAAGGTGTTCGACAACGATCTCGAAAAAGCCATGCGTATTCTGAAGAAAAAAATTCAGAATGATGGCCTCTTCAAGCGCCTGAAGTTGAAAAAAAGCTACGAAAAACCGAGCGAGTATCGTCGTCGCAAAGAACGTGAGGCCTTGCGCCGCCAGCGCATCGCCGCAGCAAGAAGCAGGAGATATCGTTAGCAGCATCCGTTGACACCATAACCCGGTGTGGGACCTCCCCACCGGGTTTCTCTTTGATTTACTCCACCCGAACCACTCAAGCGAAACCACCGGCCTGCCGCATTTCTTGCGACCCGCAATGCGCTCGTCCGGAGTATGGCAGAACCAACCGTTCATTTCGTCCAATAAAAAGACGCCGTCGGTGGGGTGTGCATACGCAAGGGATTCAGGAGGCGAAGCCATGTCAACCAAGGCGTATCGCGAATGCCTCGATGCCATGTTCGGCATGCGGCGATTCGGCATCATACTCGGCCTCGATATTATCAGCAACATTCTGAAAGGCCTCGGCAACCCCCAGGACACATTTCGCGCCGTCCACATCGCCGGTACCAACGGCAAGGGTTCCATCGCATCGGCATTGGCCACCATTCTCCAACAGGCCGGATACCGTGTGGGGCTCTACACGTCGCCGCACCTGATCAAATTCAACGAACGCATCTGCATCAACGGCCGGCCCATCTCCGACGACGATGTGGTGGCCTCCTGGGAAGCGGTCAAGTCCGTCCATTACGGCAATCGGGAACCCACCTTCTTCGAATTCTCCACCGCCATGGCCTTTCACGAGTTCGGCCGCCATGGGGTCGATTACGCCGTGATCGAAACCGGCATGGGCGGGCGCATGGACGCCACCAATGTCGTCTCCCCGGAGGCAACGGTCATCACCAACATTTCGCTGGAACATAAAAATTATCTTGGCGGGACCATCGCGGCCATTACCGGAGAAAAGGCCGGCATCATCAAGCCGGGCATCCCTGTGATCACCGGTGTGGCGCAAAAAGCC
This window of the uncultured Desulfosarcina sp. genome carries:
- a CDS encoding adenylate kinase gives rise to the protein MNILFFGPNGSGKGTQGAILKDKYNTPHIESGAIFRENIGKGTELGAQAKAYIDKGDLVPDEITIPMILDRLKQDDCKNGWLLDGFPRNKNQAIKLDEALKKAGMALDIVVEILLDREIAKNRIMGRRLCVNDNNHPNNIYIDAIKPDGDKCRVCGGDLKTRDDDQDEAAINKRHNIYYDTTEGTLASAYYFKDLAGAGLKYITLDGAPSVKEVTAELVSKLD
- the rpsU gene encoding 30S ribosomal protein S21, which translates into the protein MKAIEVKVFDNDLEKAMRILKKKIQNDGLFKRLKLKKSYEKPSEYRRRKEREALRRQRIAAARSRRYR